A stretch of DNA from Mycobacterium senriense:
GGCGCACCCGTTGCGGCCACCAGAACCACCGCCCGAGAAGCCTTGCGACAGAAGGCGTCATGAACGAGCGCACGATCAGCGTGTCGAACAAGAGGCCGAGCCCGATCGTCGTCCCGATTTGACCGAGCACCTGAAAACCGCTGAACACGAACGCACACATGGTGACGGCGAAAACGATGCCGGCCGAGGTGACGACGGAACCGGAGCCGGCCATGGCCCGGATTATGCCGGTGTTCAGCCCGGCATGGATCTCTTCCTTGAAACGGGAGATCAACAGCAGGTTGTAGTCGGATCCGACCGCCAGCAACAGGATCACCGCCAGCGCGAGCACGACCCAGTACAGCTGGATGCCGAACATGTACTGCCACACCAGGACTGACAGGCCGAACGAGGCCCCCAGCGACAGGGCCACCGTGCCGACGATCACCAGCGCGGCGATCAGGCTGCGCGTGATGATCATCATGATCAGCAGGATGAGGCTCAGCGCGGCGAACGCCACGATCATCAGGTCGTATTTGGCGCCATCCTGGATGTCCTTGTACGTCGCGGCCGTCCCGCCGACGTAGATGCCCGCCCCGGCCATGGGCGTGCCCTTCAGGGCCTCGTGCGCGGCCTTGGTGATCGGATCGATGTGCGAAATGCCCTCGGGCGTCGCGGGATCGCCCTCGTGTGTAACGATCATCCGGACGGCCTTGCCGTCCGGCGAGAGGAACAGTTTCAGTCCACGCTTGAAGTCGGGGTTGTTGAACACCTCGGGCGGCAGATAGAAGGTGTCGTCGTTCTTGGCCGCGTCGAAGGCGCGTCCCAACGCCGTCGCGTTGTCGATCGCGGCCGCCGTCTGCGCGTAGATGCCGGACAGCGTGGCGTAATTCGCCAGTGTCAGATCGCGATTGGTCTGCTGGCTTTGGATCTGCGGCGGGATCAGCGCCGTCAGTTTGGGCTGCAGCGCGTCGAGCTTGTCGAGCGAGGCCGTGAGGTTCTCGAACTTCTCGGTGAGCTGGTCGATGCCGTCGAGCGCGTCGAACAGCGATCGGAATGCGAAGCAGACGGGAATGTCGTAACAGTGCTTCTCCCAATAGAAGTAACTGCGCACCGGCCGGAAGAAGTCGTCGAAATTCGCGATCTTGTCGCGCAGATCCTGGATCGTGGCGAGCGTGTCGTGAAAGTTCACCGTCTCGTCGTGGGTGGTTCCGGCGAGCTGCTGCTGCAGGGTGTACTGCTGCTTGAGGATGTTGATGGTCTTGCTCAGTTCGTTGGCCTGCTTGAGGGCGTCGTCGGCCCGATCTCGTTGGTACGTCAGGTTTTCCTGCTGCGCCGCGCTGGAATTGCTGACCACGAACGCGAGCGAACTGTGGACGAGCGGGGTTCCCAACGGCCTGGTGATGGTCTGCACCTGCGCGACCCCGGGAACGTGGAACACCGCCTTGGCCACCTTGTCCAACACGAGCATGCTCTCCGGGTTACGCATGTCGTGATCGGTTTCGACCATCAGCAGCTCGGGCTCCAGCCGGGCCCGCGAGAAGTGCTTCTCGGCCGCGGTGTAGCCGATATTGGCCGGCGCGCTGGCCGGCATGTAGGGGCGGGTGTCGTAACTGGTCTTGTAGCCGGGCAGGGCGATCAGGCCGATCAGGGCCAGCGCGCACGCCGCCGCGAGCACCGCACCCGGCCACCGGACGATGGCGGTGCCGATGCGCCGCCAGCCGCGGGTTCGTATCGCCCGCTTGGGATCGAAGATGCCCACCATGGCACCCAGGGTCAGGATCGCGGGTCCCAGGGTGAGCGCGGCGAACAGCGCGACCAGGATACCCAATGCCGCTGGTATGCCCAGACTTTGGAAGTACGGCAACCGGGTGAAGCTCAGGCAGGCCACCGCGCCGGCCACGGTGAGCCCGGAGCCCAGCACGATGTGCGTGGTTCCGTGATACATCGTGTAGAAGGCCTTTTCGCGATCCTCACCGGTGCCGCGCGCCTCCTGATAACGCCCGGCGAAGAATATCGCGTAGTCCGTTCCGGCCGCGATCACCAACAGCGTCAGCAGATTCGTCGCATACGTCGACAGACCGATCACTCCGGCGTTACCCAGAAACGCGACAAGGCCTCGGGCGGCTGACATTTCGATGAGCACCGTGGCGAGCACCAGCAGCGTGGTGAGCACCGAGCGGTACACGAAGAACAGCATCAGCGCGATCACCCCGATGGTGATCCCGGTGACCTTCGCGGTGCCCTTGCTGCCGACGTCGAACTGATCGGAGATCAGCGGCGCCGCACCGGTCACATAGGTCTTGACGCCGGGCGGCGGCTTCATGCGCTCGATGATGTCGCGCAGCGCCCCGACGCCCTCGTTGGCAAACGCCGAGCCTTGATTGCCGGCAAGGTTCACCTGGACATAGGCGGCCTTGCCGTCGCTGCTCTGCGATCCCGCCGCGGTCAGGGTGTCGCCCCAGTAATCCTGGACATGTTGGACGTGTTTGTGGTCCTGTTCGATCCTGCGGACCATCTCGTCGTAGAAGCGGTGGGCGTCGGCGCCCAGGGGTTTGTCGCCTTCCAGCACGATCATCGCCGAGCTGTCGGTGTCGAACTCGTGGAATTTCTCACCGATGCGTTTGATCGCCTTGAGCGACGGCGCATCTGGCGAGTTCAGCGCCACGTTGTGGGTCTTGCCCACGTCTTCCAGCTGCGGCACCGCGATGTTGGTGAGCGCGGCGAGCGCGACCCAGAACAGCAGGATCGGCAACGCGAGCCGGCGGATGGTGCGCGGCACGAACGGCCGCGACTCTTGATCGTTGCTCATCCAGATTTATCCAGACAGAAGGTGTAGGCGTCGACTTTGTTGACGGTGCGTTGGTCTTTCACTTCTCCGTTGACGGTGATGCGACAGCCCAGGGTGTCGCCGTTGCCCTGCGCGACGACGTTGCCGATGACCGCCGGCTCGGTAGAGGTGATGGTGAACGACCACGGCAGGGGCGCGTCCTTGACCTGCTGTGGTTGGGCGTTGACGTCGAGGTAGTTGATGGTCGCGGTCGCGCCCGGTGCACCGAAGACCTCGAGCACGACCTGCTTGGGGTTGAACGGGACGATCTCGTTGGACAGGCCACTGTTGGCCGACGTGCTGGT
This window harbors:
- a CDS encoding RND family transporter; amino-acid sequence: MSNDQESRPFVPRTIRRLALPILLFWVALAALTNIAVPQLEDVGKTHNVALNSPDAPSLKAIKRIGEKFHEFDTDSSAMIVLEGDKPLGADAHRFYDEMVRRIEQDHKHVQHVQDYWGDTLTAAGSQSSDGKAAYVQVNLAGNQGSAFANEGVGALRDIIERMKPPPGVKTYVTGAAPLISDQFDVGSKGTAKVTGITIGVIALMLFFVYRSVLTTLLVLATVLIEMSAARGLVAFLGNAGVIGLSTYATNLLTLLVIAAGTDYAIFFAGRYQEARGTGEDREKAFYTMYHGTTHIVLGSGLTVAGAVACLSFTRLPYFQSLGIPAALGILVALFAALTLGPAILTLGAMVGIFDPKRAIRTRGWRRIGTAIVRWPGAVLAAACALALIGLIALPGYKTSYDTRPYMPASAPANIGYTAAEKHFSRARLEPELLMVETDHDMRNPESMLVLDKVAKAVFHVPGVAQVQTITRPLGTPLVHSSLAFVVSNSSAAQQENLTYQRDRADDALKQANELSKTINILKQQYTLQQQLAGTTHDETVNFHDTLATIQDLRDKIANFDDFFRPVRSYFYWEKHCYDIPVCFAFRSLFDALDGIDQLTEKFENLTASLDKLDALQPKLTALIPPQIQSQQTNRDLTLANYATLSGIYAQTAAAIDNATALGRAFDAAKNDDTFYLPPEVFNNPDFKRGLKLFLSPDGKAVRMIVTHEGDPATPEGISHIDPITKAAHEALKGTPMAGAGIYVGGTAATYKDIQDGAKYDLMIVAFAALSLILLIMMIITRSLIAALVIVGTVALSLGASFGLSVLVWQYMFGIQLYWVVLALAVILLLAVGSDYNLLLISRFKEEIHAGLNTGIIRAMAGSGSVVTSAGIVFAVTMCAFVFSGFQVLGQIGTTIGLGLLFDTLIVRSFMTPSVARLLGRWFWWPQRVRPRPASTMLRPYGPRPAVRQLLLWDDDDPVATSSKAG
- a CDS encoding MmpS family transport accessory protein produces the protein MKGFSIASLVKRGWMVLVAVVVVVLAGFGIYRLHGIFGSHTSTSANSGLSNEIVPFNPKQVVLEVFGAPGATATINYLDVNAQPQQVKDAPLPWSFTITSTEPAVIGNVVAQGNGDTLGCRITVNGEVKDQRTVNKVDAYTFCLDKSG